One part of the Archaeoglobaceae archaeon genome encodes these proteins:
- a CDS encoding class I SAM-dependent methyltransferase has product MGVKHLPFAFFITELHRPRIFVELGVHTGNSFSAFCQAVKALNLKCSCYGVDNFKGDPHSGFYDESVYLEVNNYITENYGDFAQIMKMDFDEALQYFSDGSIDLLHIDGYHTYEAVKHDFENWIKKMSYRGVILLHDTQVRRNEFGVWKLWEELSKRYPSLV; this is encoded by the coding sequence ATGGGGGTTAAACATCTTCCGTTCGCTTTTTTCATCACAGAACTTCACAGGCCAAGGATCTTTGTTGAGCTCGGGGTTCACACAGGAAACTCTTTTTCTGCTTTCTGTCAAGCTGTAAAAGCGCTAAATCTGAAATGTTCTTGTTACGGAGTTGACAACTTTAAAGGAGATCCGCATTCAGGATTTTACGATGAATCAGTTTATTTAGAAGTAAATAACTACATAACTGAAAATTATGGGGACTTCGCTCAAATAATGAAAATGGATTTCGATGAAGCTTTGCAGTATTTCAGCGATGGAAGCATAGATCTTTTGCACATCGATGGCTATCACACTTATGAAGCTGTTAAACACGATTTCGAAAATTGGATTAAAAAGATGAGCTATCGCGGGGTGATTTTGCTTCACGATACGCAAGTGAGGAGGAATGAATTTGGAGTGTGGAAGTTATGGGAAGAGTTGTCTAAGAGATATCCATCCTTAGTTTAG
- a CDS encoding acylphosphatase: MAIKITIKGKVHEVGYRLFLLEEADSLFIPCFDARNVKINGKEALIVLVDGDKEQLEQFIEFVKSNKPENALVEEISVEEFKGRVRDIEKFRASFNTSQLSKIVQVGVKMLEKQDKMLEKQDLMLSKMDTMLEKQELMLQKQDLMLSKMDSMLEKQDSMLQKQDLMLSKMDTMLEKQDKMLEKQDKMLEKQDTMLGKMDLMLQKQDETIKEIKETRVELKKEIKEVKEEVKVISSKLDKTNDLLEKRFERLEQEIERIKKALIKAGIEL; encoded by the coding sequence ATGGCTATCAAGATAACGATCAAGGGAAAGGTTCACGAAGTCGGCTATCGCCTTTTTCTTCTTGAAGAAGCTGACTCGCTTTTCATTCCGTGCTTCGACGCGAGAAATGTAAAAATCAATGGAAAAGAAGCTTTAATCGTTCTCGTTGATGGCGATAAGGAGCAGCTGGAACAGTTCATTGAATTCGTGAAAAGCAATAAACCAGAAAATGCTTTGGTTGAAGAGATAAGCGTTGAAGAGTTCAAAGGCAGAGTCAGAGACATCGAAAAGTTCAGAGCGAGCTTTAACACTTCGCAGCTTTCAAAGATCGTTCAGGTTGGAGTTAAGATGCTTGAAAAGCAGGACAAAATGCTTGAAAAACAGGATTTAATGCTCTCAAAGATGGACACCATGCTTGAAAAGCAAGAGCTGATGCTGCAAAAACAGGATTTAATGCTCTCAAAGATGGACAGCATGCTCGAGAAACAGGATTCGATGCTGCAAAAGCAGGATCTGATGCTCTCGAAGATGGACACCATGCTTGAAAAGCAGGACAAAATGCTCGAGAAACAAGACAAGATGCTTGAAAAGCAGGATACAATGCTTGGGAAAATGGATTTGATGTTGCAAAAGCAGGATGAGACGATTAAGGAGATAAAAGAGACGAGGGTCGAGTTGAAAAAGGAGATAAAAGAGGTCAAAGAGGAAGTTAAGGTGATCTCCTCAAAGCTCGATAAGACCAATGATCTGCTGGAAAAGAGATTCGAAAGGCTTGAACAGGAGATAGAGAGAATAAAGAAGGCATTGATTAAAGCCGGAATCGAGCTTTAA
- a CDS encoding DUF169 domain-containing protein, whose protein sequence is MKSRIAELLKLKHEPVAIIWSNEMPNNAKQPKEGQWSCVIWFLARASKGEVIAFDREHFGCQGGATGLGFGNQYYNFLGGIEGFCRFLSTGFEDWNKELLENLKSMLRKEQYEKMLKGERYKKSPELVKKFVEKIPAVDVPKRYVVFKPLGKVEEEPEVVVFIANPHQLSALVILANYAREDNENVVIPMGAGCHQIGIFAYREARSEKPRAVVGLTDLDARLNARALLGDDVFTFAVPYKMFLEMEENVKDSFLEVGTWVKLSEFV, encoded by the coding sequence ATGAAGAGCAGAATTGCTGAGCTTTTAAAGCTGAAGCATGAGCCAGTAGCAATAATCTGGAGCAATGAAATGCCAAACAATGCGAAACAGCCTAAGGAAGGACAATGGAGCTGTGTTATTTGGTTTTTAGCAAGGGCTTCGAAGGGTGAAGTGATTGCCTTTGATAGAGAGCATTTTGGATGCCAAGGCGGAGCTACTGGTTTGGGATTTGGAAATCAATACTACAACTTTCTTGGCGGTATTGAGGGATTTTGCAGATTCCTTTCGACGGGATTCGAAGACTGGAATAAGGAGCTTCTGGAAAATTTGAAAAGCATGCTCAGGAAGGAGCAATACGAGAAGATGCTTAAGGGCGAAAGGTATAAGAAGAGCCCAGAGCTTGTCAAAAAATTCGTTGAAAAAATCCCAGCAGTCGACGTTCCCAAGCGATACGTAGTCTTCAAGCCTTTGGGCAAGGTTGAAGAAGAGCCAGAAGTTGTTGTTTTCATTGCAAATCCTCATCAGCTTTCAGCTTTGGTTATTCTTGCAAACTATGCAAGAGAAGACAATGAGAACGTTGTTATCCCAATGGGCGCTGGTTGCCATCAGATCGGGATATTTGCTTACAGAGAAGCAAGATCTGAGAAACCAAGGGCAGTAGTTGGGCTTACCGATTTGGACGCAAGACTTAATGCGAGAGCATTGCTTGGAGACGATGTATTCACGTTTGCAGTGCCATACAAGATGTTCCTTGAGATGGAAGAGAACGTAAAGGATAGCTTCCTTGAAGTTGGCACGTGGGTTAAGCTTTCTGAGTTTGTTTGA
- a CDS encoding HEPN domain-containing protein: protein MEFLKQKAVRFYSKAIESFEKGEYDFAMFFVEQSIQLGLKFLISKKFGEAPKTHSLRILFELAELEVFYKENLDVLREIELAYTASRYFDVEYSKQIAERSISIAKKFLELL from the coding sequence ATGGAATTCTTAAAGCAAAAAGCTGTTCGATTCTATTCCAAAGCGATTGAGAGCTTTGAAAAAGGCGAGTATGACTTTGCAATGTTTTTCGTCGAGCAAAGCATTCAACTCGGACTAAAATTTCTGATTTCAAAAAAATTTGGAGAAGCCCCCAAGACGCACAGCTTGCGAATCCTATTTGAACTCGCTGAGCTTGAAGTTTTTTACAAAGAAAATCTGGACGTGCTTAGAGAAATAGAGCTTGCATATACTGCTTCAAGATACTTCGACGTTGAATACTCAAAGCAGATCGCGGAAAGGAGCATATCAATTGCAAAGAAATTTCTGGAGCTTTTATGA
- a CDS encoding nucleotidyltransferase domain-containing protein, which produces MIEYYRKLKENEKFFAKAFEIAEEIKKKAEKLFEDCEVFIVGSFARGEHRLNSDLDLLIVSTKIPAKLNFEDYCKFVRALTEDDRINIHLLNRERFEEIKRFYEPMIRV; this is translated from the coding sequence ATGATCGAATACTATCGCAAACTAAAAGAGAATGAGAAATTCTTTGCAAAAGCCTTTGAAATTGCAGAAGAGATAAAGAAAAAAGCTGAGAAGCTTTTTGAAGACTGCGAAGTTTTTATAGTCGGTAGTTTCGCAAGAGGGGAGCACAGGCTTAATTCAGATCTCGATTTGTTGATCGTTTCAACAAAAATACCTGCAAAGCTGAATTTTGAGGATTACTGCAAGTTCGTGAGGGCTTTAACTGAAGATGACCGCATAAACATACATCTGCTGAACAGGGAGAGATTTGAAGAGATAAAGAGATTTTACGAGCCCATGATCAGAGTTTGA
- a CDS encoding phenylalanine--tRNA ligase beta subunit-related protein, whose product MNFEIKLKEPKIFVSIAEVRGVEVAKKDSESMKLLREVLEKLKEKYSVEKLKDDPVVRAFRDFYWRIGIDPTKQRPSSEALLRRGLKGEIPVINNVVDAGNIASMETLIPIGLYDIAKIKGNLELRYAKKDEIFSPIGGKDEFLNENQIVLADEEKILHVYPYRDSRLTMVSNTTKDVLIVACGVPGVEKERIKLACEKAMEYIVVLAGGIKKFIGLVECSPKTQR is encoded by the coding sequence GTGAACTTCGAGATCAAATTAAAAGAGCCAAAAATCTTTGTCTCCATTGCAGAAGTTCGTGGTGTAGAAGTGGCGAAGAAGGATAGCGAGTCGATGAAGCTGCTCAGAGAAGTGCTTGAAAAGCTGAAAGAAAAATATAGCGTCGAAAAGCTCAAAGATGATCCAGTCGTTAGAGCATTTAGAGACTTTTACTGGCGAATTGGCATTGATCCAACGAAGCAAAGACCAAGCAGTGAGGCTTTGCTGAGGAGAGGGCTTAAAGGAGAGATTCCGGTGATAAACAACGTTGTCGATGCTGGAAACATAGCAAGCATGGAAACTCTGATTCCGATTGGCTTATACGACATTGCCAAGATAAAAGGCAATCTTGAGCTAAGATATGCAAAGAAAGATGAAATTTTCAGCCCGATAGGTGGAAAGGATGAATTTTTGAACGAGAACCAAATCGTGCTCGCTGATGAAGAGAAAATTTTGCACGTCTATCCTTACAGGGATTCAAGGCTAACAATGGTCAGCAATACAACGAAAGACGTGCTAATCGTTGCCTGCGGTGTTCCTGGGGTGGAAAAGGAAAGAATTAAGCTTGCATGCGAGAAAGCGATGGAATACATCGTTGTGCTTGCTGGTGGAATAAAGAAATTCATAGGACTGGTCGAATGTTCACCAAAAACACAAAGATAA
- a CDS encoding nucleotide pyrophosphohydrolase, with the protein MDLESILENLRQFRDKRDWLKFHTPKNLAISIAIEACELLELFQWTRDLEEEKNVLEKKSSEIADEVADIFIYLLFLCDIAGLDLEKAVREKMAKNEERFALDKLEVS; encoded by the coding sequence ATGGATCTTGAAAGCATTTTAGAAAATTTAAGGCAATTCAGGGATAAAAGAGACTGGCTTAAGTTCCACACGCCAAAGAATCTTGCAATCTCAATTGCAATCGAAGCTTGTGAACTTCTCGAGCTATTTCAGTGGACAAGGGATCTCGAAGAGGAAAAGAACGTTCTTGAGAAGAAAAGCTCAGAAATAGCGGATGAAGTTGCAGACATCTTTATCTACCTGCTCTTTCTATGCGACATAGCTGGCTTAGATCTCGAAAAAGCTGTGAGAGAGAAGATGGCCAAGAATGAGGAGAGATTTGCTTTAGATAAGTTAGAGGTGAGTTAG
- the guaA gene encoding glutamine-hydrolyzing GMP synthase, which translates to MGKFFKSQLKDFKRMREFIEEKIREIRETVGDKKAIIALSGGVDSSTTAILAHKAIGDKLYAVFVNTGLLRKGEPEFVVKTFKEDFGLNLIYVNAQKRFFDALRGVVDPEQKRKVIGKVFIDVFEEVAKEIGAEFLIQGTIAPDWIESKGGIKSHHNVGGLPERLNLKIIEPLRDLYKDEVRELAKELGLPEKIYRRMPFPGPGLAARVVGEVTPEKVRIVREANAIVEEEIEKAQLKPWQAFAVLLGVKTVGVQGDIRAYKETIAVRVVESLDGMTANAMNLPFEVLQRIAFRIVSEIPEVGRVLYDVTNKPPATIEFE; encoded by the coding sequence ATTGGGAAATTCTTTAAATCCCAACTTAAAGATTTTAAAAGGATGAGAGAATTCATTGAAGAGAAAATAAGGGAAATAAGAGAAACTGTTGGGGACAAAAAGGCAATTATAGCCCTTTCTGGCGGAGTTGACAGCTCAACTACAGCAATTCTTGCTCATAAAGCGATTGGGGATAAACTATATGCCGTATTCGTAAACACCGGACTTTTAAGAAAAGGTGAGCCCGAGTTCGTCGTTAAAACCTTTAAAGAAGACTTTGGGTTGAATTTGATTTATGTCAATGCCCAGAAAAGATTTTTCGATGCACTTAGAGGTGTTGTGGATCCAGAACAGAAGAGAAAGGTTATAGGAAAGGTTTTCATCGATGTTTTTGAAGAAGTTGCAAAGGAGATCGGAGCAGAGTTCCTGATCCAGGGCACAATTGCTCCCGACTGGATCGAAAGTAAAGGAGGAATAAAGAGTCATCACAACGTTGGGGGATTGCCTGAAAGGTTGAATTTGAAGATAATTGAGCCTTTGAGAGATCTATACAAAGACGAAGTGAGGGAGCTTGCAAAGGAGCTTGGATTGCCTGAGAAGATCTATAGAAGGATGCCTTTCCCCGGCCCGGGACTCGCTGCGAGGGTCGTTGGTGAAGTAACTCCAGAGAAGGTAAGGATCGTAAGAGAAGCAAATGCGATAGTTGAAGAAGAGATCGAAAAAGCCCAACTAAAGCCCTGGCAGGCTTTTGCTGTGCTCTTGGGCGTTAAAACGGTAGGTGTTCAGGGCGATATAAGGGCTTATAAAGAAACAATTGCTGTAAGGGTTGTTGAAAGCCTTGATGGAATGACTGCGAATGCTATGAATTTGCCATTTGAAGTTCTGCAAAGGATTGCCTTCAGAATTGTAAGCGAAATTCCCGAAGTTGGAAGAGTTTTGTATGATGTGACTAATAAACCGCCAGCAACGATCGAGTTCGAGTGA
- a CDS encoding GMP synthase subunit A codes for MILILENYGQYTHRIWRTLREIGAKAEIIANTTAIEEIKAKKPSGIIFSGGPTLERAGNCWKILERYEEFGIPILGICLGHQLIAKHFGGVVDRGNKAEYSLVEVEIIEENEIFKGLPERLRVWASHMDEVKKLPESFELLARSEFCEVEAMRHKSLPIYGIQFHPEVAHTEKGKEIYKNFVSICKS; via the coding sequence ATGATCCTCATCCTTGAGAATTATGGTCAGTATACGCACAGGATCTGGAGAACGCTAAGAGAGATTGGTGCAAAAGCTGAAATCATAGCAAACACGACAGCGATTGAGGAAATAAAAGCAAAGAAACCCTCAGGGATAATATTTAGCGGTGGTCCAACGCTTGAAAGAGCGGGAAACTGCTGGAAGATCCTCGAAAGATATGAGGAATTCGGGATCCCAATACTCGGCATCTGCTTAGGACATCAGCTGATTGCAAAACATTTCGGTGGAGTGGTTGATAGAGGAAACAAGGCTGAATATAGCCTCGTGGAAGTCGAGATCATCGAAGAGAACGAGATCTTCAAAGGGCTACCGGAGAGGCTTAGAGTTTGGGCAAGCCACATGGATGAGGTTAAAAAGCTCCCAGAGAGCTTTGAATTGCTTGCGAGAAGCGAATTTTGCGAAGTCGAAGCCATGAGGCACAAATCTTTGCCGATCTACGGCATTCAGTTCCATCCTGAGGTTGCTCACACGGAGAAGGGTAAGGAAATCTACAAGAACTTTGTTTCGATTTGTAAAAGCTGA
- a CDS encoding Holliday junction resolvase-like protein has product MLEIVLFFLILVLVYYSIQYIRLKGEIESRSIKLYEEWKERELKTISARYNEEIERLKRLYVEELERMKKNYSELAERTAKNLFETWKKKEEERIRKEAVEKSTSVIKEKVTEHLVPFFPEFKYNPKDVRFIGSPIDLVIFQGLSEGRLEKIIFAEVKTGKSNLTARERVIRDCIEKKNVTFEVIEVPRVPNKIQLKSLVPESGINNFSGDEQNSKFSF; this is encoded by the coding sequence ATGTTAGAGATCGTGCTCTTCTTCCTAATACTCGTTCTGGTTTATTACTCGATCCAGTATATCAGACTAAAGGGTGAGATTGAATCCAGATCTATAAAACTTTATGAAGAATGGAAAGAAAGAGAGCTCAAAACAATTTCAGCGAGATACAATGAGGAAATTGAAAGATTGAAGAGGTTGTATGTTGAAGAGTTGGAAAGAATGAAAAAGAACTATTCAGAACTGGCGGAAAGGACGGCTAAAAACCTATTTGAAACTTGGAAGAAAAAAGAAGAGGAGAGAATAAGGAAGGAAGCAGTTGAGAAAAGCACATCAGTTATTAAGGAGAAGGTGACAGAACATCTGGTTCCATTTTTCCCGGAATTCAAATATAATCCTAAAGATGTCCGTTTTATAGGTTCTCCTATCGACCTCGTAATTTTCCAAGGCCTAAGTGAAGGGAGACTTGAAAAAATAATTTTTGCTGAAGTTAAAACCGGAAAGAGCAATCTGACGGCTCGAGAGAGGGTTATCAGAGACTGCATTGAAAAAAAGAACGTAACTTTCGAAGTCATAGAGGTTCCACGGGTTCCGAACAAAATTCAGTTAAAATCCTTGGTTCCCGAATCTGGGATCAATAACTTCTCGGGTGATGAACAAAATTCGAAATTTTCTTTTTAG
- a CDS encoding long-chain fatty acid--CoA ligase: MASVYGENIRDVDVSKIPKPWLKAYDSGVKPHIDYPVIPLYKLYENNAKKFPDKVAFDFYGTKITFKQLDEASKKIVSFLYDMGVEKGDRVVVGLPNTPHYPIVANAILRAGGIMVQCNPIYPPRELKHVVKDSGAELMFAIENMYPNLKPLLEEGLFKKLIICKIEDYLRFPLNALFKAFVKKKRFGEIKIEPRSEVMDYMDLMKYPKNDKTVEVDPKNDVAVFQYTGGTTGLPKGAMLTHFNLVANAHQVASWDPKAGPNDVYLGALPAFHSYGFTMANAGVLLGGKIVLIPDPREFSIYLKLIQKHKVTTFPGVPTMYIALLQDPKLTKYDLSSIRACISGAAPLPVEVKKKWEEVTGGKLVEGYGLSEASPVTHCNPLYGLNKAGSIGIPMPDTLAVVVDDDGNILPPGQVGELAIYGPQVMKGYWMMENETAKVLINGWLLTGDMAKMDEDGYFYIVDRKKDLIIAGGYNIYPREVEEVLYEHPAVLEAAVIGVPDPYRGETVKAFIQLKPEYKGKVKEEDILNFCRDKLAPYKVPKLIEFRDELPKSLVGKVLRRALKEEELKKRGG; the protein is encoded by the coding sequence ATGGCTTCGGTGTATGGAGAGAATATTAGAGATGTAGATGTTTCAAAGATTCCAAAACCTTGGCTCAAGGCCTACGACAGCGGTGTTAAACCCCACATCGATTATCCAGTAATACCCCTATACAAGCTATATGAAAACAATGCAAAAAAGTTTCCGGATAAGGTTGCATTCGATTTCTACGGAACAAAAATAACTTTTAAACAGCTTGACGAAGCTTCAAAGAAAATAGTATCCTTCCTCTATGATATGGGAGTGGAAAAGGGAGATAGGGTCGTAGTTGGTCTGCCAAATACTCCCCACTACCCAATAGTTGCAAATGCGATTTTGAGAGCAGGAGGCATAATGGTTCAATGTAATCCGATTTATCCACCCAGAGAACTGAAGCACGTTGTAAAGGATAGTGGTGCAGAACTCATGTTCGCGATAGAGAACATGTATCCTAATCTTAAACCGCTTTTGGAAGAAGGGTTGTTCAAAAAGCTGATTATATGTAAAATAGAGGACTATCTTAGATTCCCGTTAAATGCTCTGTTTAAGGCATTCGTAAAGAAAAAGAGATTTGGAGAAATAAAAATCGAGCCCAGAAGTGAAGTTATGGACTATATGGACCTGATGAAATATCCTAAAAACGATAAAACAGTTGAAGTAGATCCTAAAAATGATGTTGCGGTCTTCCAGTATACAGGTGGAACAACAGGTTTGCCGAAAGGTGCTATGCTGACGCACTTTAATCTGGTGGCAAATGCGCATCAAGTAGCAAGCTGGGATCCAAAAGCTGGTCCAAATGATGTCTATCTCGGTGCACTGCCAGCCTTCCACAGCTACGGCTTTACGATGGCAAATGCAGGAGTTCTACTCGGAGGCAAAATAGTCTTAATTCCTGATCCAAGAGAATTCAGCATATACCTTAAATTAATACAGAAGCACAAAGTTACGACATTCCCCGGTGTTCCAACGATGTATATAGCCCTTTTGCAGGATCCAAAGCTGACAAAATACGATCTTTCTTCGATTAGAGCTTGCATAAGCGGTGCTGCACCGCTTCCAGTTGAAGTTAAAAAGAAATGGGAGGAGGTAACTGGAGGCAAACTCGTAGAAGGCTATGGCCTGAGCGAAGCTTCGCCTGTTACGCATTGCAATCCATTATACGGACTGAATAAAGCCGGAAGCATTGGAATTCCAATGCCGGATACTCTTGCTGTAGTTGTCGACGATGATGGCAACATCTTGCCTCCTGGGCAAGTAGGAGAACTTGCAATTTACGGACCACAGGTTATGAAAGGATACTGGATGATGGAGAACGAGACCGCAAAAGTTCTAATCAACGGCTGGTTGCTCACCGGGGACATGGCGAAGATGGATGAAGACGGATACTTCTACATTGTCGACAGAAAGAAAGACCTGATAATCGCTGGAGGCTACAACATATATCCGAGAGAAGTTGAAGAAGTGCTCTATGAGCATCCCGCTGTGCTCGAAGCAGCGGTGATCGGCGTGCCAGATCCTTATCGTGGGGAAACTGTGAAGGCTTTCATACAGCTGAAGCCTGAGTATAAGGGTAAGGTGAAGGAGGAGGACATTTTAAACTTCTGCAGGGATAAGCTGGCTCCTTACAAGGTGCCAAAGCTGATCGAGTTCAGAGATGAACTTCCGAAGTCTCTTGTTGGAAAAGTTCTGAGAAGAGCTCTGAAAGAGGAAGAGCTGAAGAAGAGAGGGGGCTAA
- a CDS encoding MBL fold metallo-hydrolase has translation MNTLKFRNVEITWLKHAGFRLKGSKVIYIDPYEVPEGQEKADLILVTHDHFDHLDMKSIRNLAKKDTTIVHPKACSIKGFESFAMTENQTVNIKGVEITAVPAYNVDKPFHKSGGLGYIVNLDSVKVYHAGDTDRIPEMKKITVDIALLPAGGTYTMDLSEAIKATQDIKAEVYIPMHYGAIPNTKANPLEFKAKVPKAVILEPLLR, from the coding sequence ATGAACACGCTGAAGTTCCGAAATGTGGAAATAACTTGGCTGAAGCATGCTGGTTTCAGACTTAAAGGCTCGAAAGTCATTTACATCGATCCATACGAGGTTCCTGAAGGGCAAGAAAAGGCGGATCTCATTCTCGTGACTCACGACCACTTTGACCATCTGGACATGAAGTCGATCAGAAATCTTGCAAAAAAGGACACAACTATTGTTCACCCAAAAGCTTGCTCGATAAAGGGTTTTGAAAGCTTTGCCATGACTGAAAACCAAACTGTAAATATCAAAGGCGTTGAGATCACCGCTGTGCCCGCATACAATGTCGACAAGCCATTTCACAAGAGTGGTGGTTTGGGCTACATTGTAAACCTTGACAGCGTCAAAGTATACCATGCAGGCGACACGGATCGGATTCCAGAGATGAAAAAGATCACTGTTGACATCGCTTTACTTCCCGCTGGCGGAACTTATACGATGGATCTAAGCGAAGCTATTAAGGCTACTCAGGACATCAAAGCGGAAGTCTACATACCAATGCATTACGGGGCGATTCCGAACACTAAGGCTAACCCATTGGAATTCAAGGCCAAAGTCCCCAAAGCAGTAATACTTGAGCCTTTACTGCGATGA
- a CDS encoding UPF0179 family protein, translating to MLMDGEVNKIITLCGKNWAKIGLEFIFLGGKPECENCKIKKACLRLREGAKYKIVGLRDGTVQECALHEDGVVAVEVIELPIIALVDSNLAEGAKMKYEERVCDHYECSMFNLCHPVELKNGEVVIVSKIIGEAPEKCTLGFNVVVAELQRESSQ from the coding sequence ATGCTGATGGATGGTGAAGTTAACAAGATCATTACCTTATGCGGAAAAAACTGGGCTAAAATAGGACTTGAGTTTATTTTTCTCGGTGGAAAGCCAGAATGCGAAAATTGTAAGATAAAGAAGGCATGCTTAAGGCTGAGAGAGGGGGCAAAGTATAAGATCGTCGGCTTACGTGATGGCACCGTTCAGGAGTGTGCATTGCATGAAGATGGTGTTGTTGCTGTTGAAGTGATCGAACTGCCAATAATAGCTCTCGTTGACTCAAATCTTGCGGAAGGGGCAAAGATGAAATATGAAGAGCGGGTTTGCGATCACTACGAGTGCAGTATGTTCAATCTTTGTCATCCAGTAGAGCTGAAAAATGGAGAAGTTGTTATTGTAAGCAAGATTATTGGCGAAGCTCCAGAAAAATGCACTCTTGGCTTTAACGTGGTTGTTGCCGAGCTTCAGCGAGAGTCATCGCAGTAA
- a CDS encoding MFS transporter, with protein MDQKKLVLIASTIASFLTPFMGSAVNLALPSIEKEFELDAIFLAWITTAFLLSTAMFLVPMGRLGDIKGRKSLFVLGLLIFTLSSLLCSLAISGESLVVFRFLQGIGSAMIASTGVAMLTSAYPPQERGKVIGINTSAVYVGLSSGPILGGLITQHLGWRALFLFPLFIAFFAIFAILKVKQEWAEAKGEKFDLTGSLMYTISLFMLIYGFSHLPETLGFLLVIGGILALILFALIEGRTSEPVLNVKMFRKNTVFAMSNLAALLNYSATFAVAFLMSLYLQYIKELSPQEAGLILLAQPVVMALFSPIAGALSDRIEPRIVASIGMALTALSLFLFSIISYETPMEYIIGNLILIGFGFGLFSSPNTNAVMSSVERKFYGLASATLATMRVIGQAFSMGLVTLIFALLIGKSRIPEVLPDFIIALKTAFVVSAVLCIFGVFASLARGKVRN; from the coding sequence ATGGATCAGAAAAAGCTCGTGCTTATTGCATCAACAATAGCCTCTTTCTTAACACCCTTTATGGGCTCTGCTGTAAATCTTGCTTTACCAAGCATTGAAAAGGAATTCGAGCTCGATGCAATCTTCTTAGCCTGGATCACAACCGCATTTTTGCTTTCCACCGCAATGTTCCTCGTGCCAATGGGAAGACTGGGGGACATTAAGGGAAGAAAGTCTCTTTTCGTCCTTGGGCTTCTTATATTCACTCTCTCATCTCTCCTATGCTCCCTTGCCATTTCGGGAGAGTCCTTAGTCGTTTTCAGGTTTTTACAAGGCATTGGGTCTGCAATGATCGCAAGCACGGGCGTAGCGATGCTCACTTCAGCCTATCCGCCACAGGAAAGGGGTAAAGTGATTGGAATCAACACATCCGCAGTTTACGTTGGTCTCTCTTCAGGACCAATTCTCGGTGGTCTAATAACCCAGCATCTCGGCTGGAGAGCTCTATTTCTCTTTCCACTATTCATTGCATTCTTTGCCATTTTTGCAATTTTAAAAGTGAAACAGGAATGGGCAGAAGCCAAAGGAGAGAAATTCGACCTAACTGGTTCCCTAATGTATACAATTTCCCTCTTCATGCTGATCTACGGCTTTTCTCATCTTCCAGAGACGCTTGGATTTCTGCTTGTAATTGGGGGAATTTTAGCTCTAATTCTTTTTGCTTTAATTGAAGGCAGAACTTCAGAGCCAGTGCTTAACGTGAAAATGTTCCGCAAAAATACAGTCTTTGCAATGTCTAATCTCGCAGCACTGTTGAACTACTCCGCAACCTTTGCGGTAGCGTTTTTAATGAGCCTTTATCTTCAATATATCAAAGAGCTAAGCCCACAGGAAGCGGGATTGATCTTGCTTGCTCAGCCAGTGGTGATGGCTCTGTTTTCGCCAATTGCCGGAGCGTTGTCTGACAGAATTGAACCGAGAATTGTTGCCTCAATCGGCATGGCGCTCACAGCATTGTCGCTTTTCCTTTTCTCTATAATAAGCTACGAGACTCCCATGGAGTATATCATAGGAAATCTGATCCTCATAGGCTTCGGCTTCGGACTATTCTCCTCACCAAATACAAACGCTGTTATGAGTTCGGTTGAGAGAAAATTCTATGGATTGGCTTCTGCAACTCTTGCAACGATGCGTGTCATTGGACAGGCTTTCAGCATGGGCTTGGTGACTCTGATCTTTGCTTTGCTTATAGGAAAATCGAGAATTCCAGAAGTGCTTCCCGATTTCATCATCGCATTGAAAACCGCCTTCGTAGTCTCTGCGGTTCTCTGCATTTTCGGTGTTTTTGCCTCACTTGCAAGGGGCAAAGTGAGGAATTAG